The following nucleotide sequence is from Pseudomonas sp. RC10.
GACCGCCGAGGCCCTGGGCACCGATGCCCAGTTGGTTGACCTTCTCGAACAGCTCCAGACGCATTTCTTCCAGGCGGTTCGACGGGCCACGAGCCTTCAGCTCGTGGATGTCGATGGAGTCCATCAGGACTTCCTTGGCCATGACCGCCGCTTTCTCGGCGGTACCGCCGATGCCGATGCCGAGCATGCCAGGCGGGCACCAGCCAGCGCCCATGGTCGGCACGGTTTTCAGTACCCAGTCGACGATCGAATCGGACGGGTTGAGCATCGCCATCTTCGATTTGTTTTCCGAGCCGCCGCCTTTGGCCGCCACGTCCACTTCCACGGTGTTACCCGGAACGATGGAGTAATGGATGACCGCCGGGGTATTGTCCTTGGTGTTTTTACGAGCGCCCGCCGGGTCGGCGAGGATCGAAGCGCGCAGGACGTTTTCTGGCAGGTTATAGGCCTGACGCACGCCCTGGTTGATCATGTCGTCCAGGCTCATGGTGGCGCCATCCCAGCGCACGTCCATGCCCACACGAACGAATACGGTCACGATGCCGGTGTCCTGGCAGATCGGACGGTGGCCGGTGGCGCACATGCGCGAGTTGATGAGGATCTGAGCCATGGAGTCGCGCGCGGCAGGCGATTCTTCGCGCAGGTAGGCCTCGTGCATGGCCTGGATGAAATCGACGGGGTGGTAATAGGAGATGAACTGCAGCGCGTCGGCGACGCTCTGAATCAGGTCATCCTGCTTGATCACGGTCATGGGTGTTCTCCTCGAATCAGGCGGGAACATTTATAGGGCGGTTTGCGCAAACAGGCACGGACCTGCGTGCAAACGGCCATCGGCTCGGCTACCGCTCAGGCGCAGCGGCAGGAAAAAGGCGCGGCAGTATACCGCGTGGCACTCGGCGCGACACCCTGCCGCAGCGTAAACGTTAGTCGTGAAGGGCAGGGGGCGCTGAACGGTCATGGAGGGGAGCAACCCTGAGATCACTACCCTCGGCTCGCTGCGTGATTGCAAAAACGATGACTAAACCGGCTTATAGAGCTGAAAAGAGGCGAGTTCATACTCGACGCCATGGGCGAAGTAGTGAGGTCCGTGCACCCCTGTCAATCCTTTCAAATGGGGAATCAGTTGAAGTGCAAGCGGCGTTCTGACGCCTTCTTTCGTCACGAAGTTCGCTGACTGCTTCATCCACTCGACGGTGCCGACATAAATATTCTCATGAAACCCCACCACGGGCCTGCGCAGGACGTTGGCGACTTCTTGTGCCGCACCGCTGGAGCCTCCCTGACAGGCAAGCAGTACGAACGGCCTGTTCGGGTCCATGTTGACCAGGTGTGGGGCGATGTCCGTTTTCGCGACATTGGCGGCGGTGTCATACAGACCTTTTGAGTTCATCAGGTAGCCTTCGGGAGAACCGTGGGTTTCGAACCCCGTGAATTTGTCTCCCCACAACTGTTTGTGAAATGAGACATCGTGGCTTCCAAGCCTGCGTTCGAAGAGGATAGAACTGTCGCGTCGCTGCATCGCTTGTTTCGCAGCGATCTTGGCGCTGGCGTGCCCTATGGCGGTCAGTGCACTGGCGGCGATGCCAGTGCCCAGCGATACCCAGCCCAGTATGTTGGCCGCGCGCTTGTCGCCTCCGGTCATTTCAATGCCCAGGGCAGCGGCGCCGGTGCCCACCGAGGCCACGTTCAGAATGCCCGCGCTGATGATCATCACCGCGCTTGGCGTCAGCGCTTTCAAGCCAAACATTGCGATAGGTGTGATGAGCGCCGAAGCCGCGCCCAGGCTGGCAATGGTGCCTGCGATTCCAACCGCCAGCCCCACCCCTGCGAGCGCATAGTTCACCCAGCTGTGCCCGTCCGGGTCGATGCGGTTGACGGGATCCCCTGCGCAATAGACATAAGGGTTGATGCCGCCTCGGCCAAACGGGCTCTCGCTGTCAGGACTGAGAAAGCACATCAGTACCGGGTCGTAAGGTCGGTAGTCCCCCAGTATCTGCCAATGCGTGACCGGCTCGACGCGCTGGCCGGTAAAACCGATCGGCAGGTGCTCGGCGTTTTCACGTTCTGTTCCGTAGGCGCTGTACTGACGCGTGCGGGTCGTCGTATCGGCTTCAAGGCGGACGCTGCCTTGTGCATCGGCCCCCAGCAATGTCGTTTGACGGACCTTATCGGTCATGGTGTGGATGGCAAACACGCCTTGCTCACCCGAATAAAATTGCAGGCTGTCGGTTCCTGTTCGTTCATGCGTTACCTCTTCCCCACTGAAGAAGCTGCGACTCAGCGTGTCGTCTATACGACGATCCGTGAGGTGACCGCTGGCGGTGTAGCCGTACTCGCAGTGATGGCTTTCGTGGTCGACCCTCGTCAAGCGACCTTGGGCATTCCAGCGCATGCTGCGGCCCAGACTGTCGCCGATCACCCGGCCACACTCGTCGTAGGTCAGCACCACTTCGCTCGGCCATGTGGGATGGCTGTGGGTGACTTTCGTCACGCGAACCGGGTCGTCGCTGGCATAGCTGAACAGCGTCTCGTTGGTACTGCCGTCGACGAAGGTAGTGAGCACACGCTCATGCCCGTTAAGCGCGTTATAGGTAAAGCGCTGTTCGACAATGGGGTTGCCGAACGGGTCTTCAGGAGCGATGTCGGCGTCGGCGGTGTACAGCACCAAGCGCCTGCGAAGATCGTACGCGAAGGTTTCCTCGCCCTCTTGCTCGCCATCGCTCCAGTGCCGCGAGGTGATCTGATCGAGCGCTGAATACCCGAGCGTTTGCTTCAGGGTTCGAGTGGCATGATCGCCGTCAGCGTCCTGCGTCGTGGCGATGAAGGTGCGGGTGTGCTCGCGACCTATGCTGTCGTAGGTGAGCACCGTGCTCAGCGTGCTTCCCCTGTCCTGGTCCTCCACATCAATGTGAGTCAGGCGCGACAACGGGTCATAACGATAACGGCTCATCAGATGGCCAACGTGAACTTCTTCAACCCGACCTTGGTCGTCCAGACGACGTCGGTGCCGAGTGCCTTGGACATCGTCAAAACCCTGCAACAGTCGGTTCAGCGAGTAATGCCAAGTGGTGACGTGTTCTTCATCTTCGACCGCCCATATGTCCTGACTGGGTTGGCCCGATGCTTTGAATTCGAAGGACTCATCGCCCAACGCCCCGCTGGCTGATTGGGGCATCCCCAACGGGTGATAGCCGAGAAACTGAGCAACTTCGCCTTCGGCACTGACACTGAGCAACTGATTGTTCAATGCAGACTCGTAGGTGAATTCGATGCGCTTGCCGTCGGCCAGGGTGTTGGCCGAAGGAGGGAGCTGCCCTGCGCGATAGTGAAAGTTCGTGATGTGCCCGCCGACATCGACTGAGAGATGCCGGCCCAGGCCGTCGAAGGTCTGCCGACCTATCATCATGGGTGTATTCATGGTTTCCAATCCGTGGAAAAGGGTTTCATGGCGCCGCTCGACGAGCTGCAGCTGCCGTCGGGTGAGTGGGACGGAAGGCAGCCGCAGCATCAACTCGTCCTACAAAGCAGCGGTTATCGTTCCGTCAGGGTGAAAAATCTTTGCTCCCGCTTCTCTGAATGAAGTCTTCCAGGCCTTGAAAGGATTGCCCGTCGCTCGCAAACGTTCGAGGTAGGGCACTGCTTCCAGCGGAGCATTGGCCACATTGCCTCCGAGCTGAAGGTTGGCGAAACCTTTGACGAACGTCTTTTCAGTGAACCCTTTGACGGGGCGCCCCAGCTCCTTGGCAATCTCCAGTGCTGCTCCGTTCTTGCCGCCCCAGCACGACAGCAGTACGAAGGTTTCGTCCGCTGGATAATTCAGCGCTTTCAGCCTTGGCGCGATGAAATCCCTGGCAATGTCCGCTGCCCTTGCGACCTTGCCATCA
It contains:
- a CDS encoding RHS repeat-associated core domain-containing protein; the protein is MNTPMMIGRQTFDGLGRHLSVDVGGHITNFHYRAGQLPPSANTLADGKRIEFTYESALNNQLLSVSAEGEVAQFLGYHPLGMPQSASGALGDESFEFKASGQPSQDIWAVEDEEHVTTWHYSLNRLLQGFDDVQGTRHRRRLDDQGRVEEVHVGHLMSRYRYDPLSRLTHIDVEDQDRGSTLSTVLTYDSIGREHTRTFIATTQDADGDHATRTLKQTLGYSALDQITSRHWSDGEQEGEETFAYDLRRRLVLYTADADIAPEDPFGNPIVEQRFTYNALNGHERVLTTFVDGSTNETLFSYASDDPVRVTKVTHSHPTWPSEVVLTYDECGRVIGDSLGRSMRWNAQGRLTRVDHESHHCEYGYTASGHLTDRRIDDTLSRSFFSGEEVTHERTGTDSLQFYSGEQGVFAIHTMTDKVRQTTLLGADAQGSVRLEADTTTRTRQYSAYGTERENAEHLPIGFTGQRVEPVTHWQILGDYRPYDPVLMCFLSPDSESPFGRGGINPYVYCAGDPVNRIDPDGHSWVNYALAGVGLAVGIAGTIASLGAASALITPIAMFGLKALTPSAVMIISAGILNVASVGTGAAALGIEMTGGDKRAANILGWVSLGTGIAASALTAIGHASAKIAAKQAMQRRDSSILFERRLGSHDVSFHKQLWGDKFTGFETHGSPEGYLMNSKGLYDTAANVAKTDIAPHLVNMDPNRPFVLLACQGGSSGAAQEVANVLRRPVVGFHENIYVGTVEWMKQSANFVTKEGVRTPLALQLIPHLKGLTGVHGPHYFAHGVEYELASFQLYKPV